One Candidatus Nitrososphaera evergladensis SR1 genomic window carries:
- a CDS encoding 50S ribosomal protein L14, with the protein MAAGAKSRAVSAKGVEEFRPYITRALPVTAELVCADNTGAKVLRIAQVTRYKGRHSRQPAAAVGDFVTVTVKKGPAELRKQIFGAVIVRQKYPIRRPNGVRVAFEDNAAVLVTPEGEIKGTDIKGPVASEAAEKWPRIANLAGMIV; encoded by the coding sequence ATGGCGGCAGGAGCTAAGTCAAGAGCAGTTTCTGCCAAGGGCGTGGAGGAATTCCGCCCGTACATTACAAGGGCGCTGCCGGTGACGGCAGAGCTTGTATGCGCAGACAACACGGGCGCAAAGGTGTTGCGCATCGCGCAGGTCACGAGATACAAGGGAAGGCACTCGCGTCAGCCGGCGGCGGCAGTTGGAGACTTTGTCACAGTTACAGTGAAAAAAGGCCCGGCCGAGCTTCGCAAGCAGATTTTCGGCGCAGTGATTGTAAGGCAAAAGTACCCAATACGCAGGCCAAATGGAGTTCGCGTAGCGTTTGAAGACAACGCCGCTGTGCTCGTGACTCCGGAAGGCGAGATCAAGGGGACAGACATCAAGGGCCCAGTCGCAAGCGAGGCGGCTGAAAAGTGGCCGAGGATTGCAAACCTCGCAGGGATGATAGTCTAG
- a CDS encoding 30S ribosomal protein S17 — protein MVRNIGVSVIAPRKTCEDELCPFHGTLPVRGKLLTGIVASAKAKKMVVVTQEYPRPVQKYKRYERSRSKVHAYLPTCMDVKEGDEVRIAECRPLSKTVSFVVIEVNTKDGGRS, from the coding sequence ATGGTAAGAAACATTGGTGTTTCAGTCATTGCCCCTCGCAAGACGTGCGAGGACGAGCTCTGCCCGTTCCACGGCACGCTCCCGGTGAGAGGCAAACTGCTGACAGGCATCGTGGCAAGTGCCAAGGCCAAAAAGATGGTCGTAGTCACGCAAGAGTACCCGAGGCCAGTCCAGAAATACAAGAGATACGAGAGGTCCCGATCCAAGGTCCACGCATACCTTCCGACGTGCATGGACGTAAAAGAAGGCGACGAGGTCAGGATCGCAGAATGCAGGCCACTTTCAAAGACAGTTTCGTTCGTAGTGATTGAGGTGAACACAAAGGATGGCGGCAGGAGCTAA
- a CDS encoding ribonuclease P protein component 1, with translation MITAVNILAHELIGLDAKIIESTNTALAGLAGTIVFETKNTLAIRSGSATKIIPKAAAKKIKIATQNGACFISGSSMIARPEDRISRL, from the coding sequence ATGATAACCGCGGTAAACATCCTTGCGCACGAGCTCATCGGCCTTGACGCAAAAATAATCGAATCAACAAACACAGCGCTTGCTGGCCTTGCAGGCACCATTGTTTTTGAAACAAAAAACACGCTTGCAATAAGGTCGGGCAGCGCGACAAAAATAATTCCAAAAGCGGCAGCTAAGAAAATCAAAATCGCAACTCAAAATGGCGCTTGCTTTATAAGTGGTTCTTCGATGATAGCAAGGCCAGAGGATCGTATATCACGATTATAA
- the rpmC gene encoding 50S ribosomal protein L29, with the protein MARLKLKTLREMNDTDLSQKLAEMKADLAKVRSEQTKGTLKKHSGEIRYMRRDIARILTLLNERKAKA; encoded by the coding sequence ATGGCCAGGCTTAAGCTGAAGACCCTTCGTGAAATGAACGACACGGACCTCTCGCAAAAGCTTGCCGAGATGAAGGCAGACCTTGCAAAGGTCAGGTCCGAGCAGACAAAAGGCACGCTGAAAAAGCACTCGGGCGAGATAAGGTACATGAGACGCGACATTGCACGCATACTCACGCTGCTTAACGAAAGGAAGGCCAAGGCGTGA
- a CDS encoding 30S ribosomal protein S3, with product MSAVKNVMKNTYRNMEIDEFLRSELKDAGYGGVEIQKTPVGARITVFVTRPGLVIGRKGTGIKDLMAKIEQKFGFPNPQISVLEVTNPELNPNIMCNRIAQLIERGTAFRRASMWALNTIMSQGALGVEVTISGKLRTERAHFEKHTVGVVPKSGDVAGKIVQTGVSSVLTKMGLMGIQLRIASKSELPQEFQMVEGGAQATQEPAQEVTAQTGAETNGQA from the coding sequence ATGAGCGCAGTAAAGAACGTAATGAAGAACACGTACCGCAACATGGAAATCGACGAGTTCCTCAGGAGCGAGCTTAAAGACGCTGGCTATGGCGGAGTCGAGATCCAGAAAACGCCAGTCGGTGCAAGGATAACCGTTTTCGTGACAAGGCCCGGCCTCGTAATCGGCCGCAAGGGGACAGGAATCAAGGACCTCATGGCCAAGATAGAGCAAAAGTTTGGTTTTCCAAACCCGCAGATTTCAGTACTTGAAGTAACAAACCCGGAACTGAACCCAAACATCATGTGCAACAGGATTGCACAGCTCATCGAGCGCGGGACAGCTTTTAGGCGCGCATCAATGTGGGCGCTCAACACGATAATGAGCCAGGGGGCGCTTGGCGTCGAGGTTACAATTTCAGGCAAGCTTCGCACAGAGCGCGCCCATTTTGAAAAGCACACGGTAGGCGTGGTGCCAAAGAGCGGCGACGTTGCAGGCAAGATAGTCCAGACAGGCGTTTCGTCTGTCCTGACGAAGATGGGCCTGATGGGAATACAGCTGCGCATCGCGTCAAAGTCAGAGCTGCCCCAAGAGTTCCAGATGGTCGAAGGCGGAGCACAAGCGACGCAGGAGCCAGCACAAGAAGTAACTGCACAAACAGGAGCGGAGACAAATGGCCAGGCTTAA
- a CDS encoding 50S ribosomal protein L22: MPQFSYSFQNFDKARHVRAAVREKSISHKHSREIAVAIKGMSIEKAREFLENVVAKKVAVPYRRYHNEVAHRTNIRDGFAAGRFPQKAANEFLRLLDNLESNAEYKGMDLDRLRIVSAVVHKGTKLKRFTPRAMGRSSPKVDTLVHVELVAQEVSSE, from the coding sequence ATGCCACAATTCTCTTATTCTTTCCAAAACTTTGACAAGGCCCGCCACGTGCGCGCCGCAGTCCGCGAAAAGAGCATTTCTCACAAGCATTCTCGCGAGATAGCAGTTGCCATCAAGGGCATGTCCATCGAAAAGGCCCGCGAGTTCCTTGAAAACGTCGTGGCCAAAAAGGTCGCCGTGCCATACCGCAGGTACCACAACGAAGTCGCGCACAGGACCAACATCCGCGACGGCTTTGCGGCAGGCAGGTTCCCGCAAAAGGCGGCAAACGAATTCCTCAGGCTTCTTGACAACCTCGAGTCAAACGCAGAGTACAAGGGCATGGACCTTGACCGCCTCCGCATAGTGAGCGCAGTAGTCCACAAGGGGACAAAGCTAAAGCGCTTTACTCCAAGGGCGATGGGCAGGTCAAGCCCCAAGGTTGACACGCTCGTGCATGTCGAGCTTGTAGCACAGGAGGTCTCTTCAGAATAA
- a CDS encoding 30S ribosomal protein S19, translating into MVREFKFKGYTPEQLQSLSIENLLPLLNARQRRSLDKRVGTYMNDEKRKLREKIKLARDGKLKGAIRTHIRDMIILPDMIGLTINVHNGKEFAAVAIRPEMVGHYLGEYAITNKRVQHGAPGVGASRSSLYVPLK; encoded by the coding sequence TTGGTACGTGAATTCAAGTTCAAGGGCTATACGCCTGAGCAGTTACAGTCACTGTCTATTGAGAACCTTTTGCCGCTTCTCAACGCACGGCAGCGCAGGTCGCTTGACAAGCGCGTCGGCACATACATGAACGACGAAAAGAGAAAGCTGCGCGAAAAGATAAAGCTGGCACGCGACGGCAAGCTGAAAGGCGCAATCAGAACACACATCCGCGACATGATAATCCTGCCGGACATGATAGGCCTTACAATAAACGTCCACAACGGCAAAGAATTTGCAGCAGTCGCAATCAGGCCAGAAATGGTCGGACACTATCTCGGTGAATACGCAATAACGAACAAGAGAGTCCAGCATGGCGCACCAGGTGTCGGCGCTTCGAGGTCCAGCCTCTACGTCCCGCTGAAGTGA
- a CDS encoding 50S ribosomal protein L23, with the protein MSKTDNSNKATATTAAAAPADTTMTAEEATVIILAPYVTEKTFNQIEKENKLSFMVADQASKHQIIEAMRILYETEVSEVNTARTIQGKKAFVKFKEPEGARNLATKLGLV; encoded by the coding sequence ATGAGCAAGACAGACAATAGCAACAAAGCAACAGCAACAACCGCAGCGGCGGCTCCGGCAGACACCACAATGACTGCAGAAGAAGCCACGGTCATAATACTGGCACCGTACGTCACAGAAAAGACGTTCAACCAGATAGAGAAGGAAAACAAGCTCTCATTCATGGTTGCAGACCAGGCGTCAAAGCACCAGATAATTGAAGCGATGCGGATACTCTACGAAACAGAGGTATCAGAAGTCAACACGGCGCGAACTATACAGGGCAAGAAGGCGTTTGTCAAGTTCAAAGAGCCCGAAGGCGCAAGGAACCTTGCAACAAAGCTGGGACTGGTGTAA
- the rplD gene encoding 50S ribosomal protein L4 has protein sequence MTKATVTGIDGKDAGSIELPIVFETPYRPEVIHKVYVNLASHTYQRQGRYPAAGENVSAESRNTGLGIARLARARGEGFPRAGQAAGVAGVRHGRVAHPPESWKHIYKKINHKEKQLGLCSAIAATARRDLVEGRGHKLAKDVKLPLVVSNDIESVAKAKDLINTLSALGIADDLARAGATHKVRSGTARRRGRSARIGTSALVVVGNDAKALAIKSIPGVEVKTAKEISVLDLAPGSKPIRLTIFSQNAIEQLKEVKAPMHKVMEMIR, from the coding sequence ATGACAAAGGCAACAGTAACAGGCATTGACGGCAAGGACGCAGGAAGCATCGAGCTCCCGATTGTCTTTGAGACGCCGTACAGGCCGGAGGTAATCCACAAGGTGTACGTCAACCTCGCCTCGCACACGTACCAGAGGCAGGGTCGCTACCCCGCTGCAGGTGAGAACGTCTCTGCAGAATCAAGAAACACAGGTCTTGGCATTGCACGTCTTGCAAGGGCGCGGGGCGAAGGGTTCCCAAGGGCAGGACAGGCAGCAGGCGTGGCAGGCGTAAGGCACGGCAGGGTTGCGCACCCGCCAGAGTCATGGAAGCACATTTACAAGAAAATCAATCACAAGGAAAAGCAGCTCGGCCTCTGCTCCGCAATTGCGGCAACTGCAAGGCGCGACCTAGTAGAGGGCCGCGGCCACAAGCTTGCCAAGGATGTCAAACTGCCGCTGGTCGTTTCAAATGACATTGAATCTGTCGCAAAGGCCAAAGACCTGATAAATACGCTTTCAGCGCTTGGCATTGCAGATGATCTTGCACGCGCAGGCGCAACCCACAAGGTCCGCTCCGGCACGGCAAGGCGCAGGGGCAGGTCCGCAAGGATTGGCACAAGCGCGCTCGTAGTTGTCGGAAACGACGCCAAGGCTCTTGCAATAAAGTCGATACCGGGCGTAGAGGTCAAGACAGCAAAGGAAATCAGCGTCCTTGACCTAGCTCCGGGCTCAAAGCCAATCAGGCTGACAATATTTTCGCAGAATGCAATAGAGCAGCTAAAAGAAGTGAAGGCCCCGATGCACAAAGTAATGGAGATGATTAGATGA
- a CDS encoding 50S ribosomal protein L3: protein MGHRKYSAPRRGSIAFRPRARARSLEARVRTWPEIAGEKSSLLGFAGFKAGSIHVLTIDDREKTPNFGKQLLNAATVIATPPMKIIGARAYKTDLYGQHAIFDVYAKDLPKEMSRRVDIKQADDAMAKAEAKVAQASSVMAIAAVSPSAVGISQKKPFVFELAVSGKDAKAQFEYVKSILGKEMKASDIFQNGQNIDVFGITRGKGVEGPITRFGVKRKQHKSRKSVRAVGTLGPISPAVVMYTVARQGQRGFHQRTEYNKRILIMSNTEKDGQQQSSINPTGGFKHFGLVKGDYIVVRGSVPGVPKRLIKMRHPIRNLPKKVQEPKVLEVVVQ, encoded by the coding sequence ATGGGTCATCGTAAGTATAGCGCCCCAAGAAGGGGTAGCATAGCCTTCCGCCCGAGGGCCAGGGCAAGGAGCCTCGAAGCAAGGGTCCGCACTTGGCCGGAAATAGCGGGAGAGAAAAGCTCACTATTGGGATTTGCAGGTTTCAAGGCAGGGAGTATACACGTTCTAACCATCGACGACAGGGAAAAGACTCCAAACTTTGGCAAGCAGCTGCTAAACGCTGCCACGGTCATTGCGACTCCACCAATGAAGATAATCGGCGCTCGCGCCTACAAGACAGACTTGTACGGGCAGCACGCGATCTTTGACGTCTACGCAAAGGACCTGCCAAAAGAAATGTCGCGCCGAGTCGACATCAAGCAGGCCGACGACGCAATGGCAAAGGCCGAGGCCAAGGTCGCGCAGGCAAGCTCTGTCATGGCAATCGCTGCAGTTTCTCCAAGCGCAGTCGGCATTTCTCAGAAAAAGCCGTTTGTCTTTGAGCTTGCAGTTTCCGGCAAGGATGCAAAAGCGCAGTTTGAATACGTCAAGAGCATCCTCGGCAAGGAAATGAAGGCAAGCGACATTTTCCAGAACGGCCAGAACATTGATGTCTTTGGCATCACGCGCGGCAAGGGTGTCGAAGGCCCGATTACAAGGTTTGGTGTCAAGCGCAAGCAGCACAAGTCAAGAAAGAGCGTACGTGCAGTCGGTACACTGGGTCCGATATCTCCTGCGGTCGTCATGTACACGGTCGCAAGGCAGGGCCAGCGCGGCTTCCACCAGAGGACCGAATACAATAAGCGCATTTTGATAATGTCAAACACTGAAAAGGACGGACAGCAGCAAAGCTCCATCAACCCCACTGGCGGCTTCAAGCACTTTGGGCTTGTCAAGGGCGATTACATCGTAGTAAGGGGCTCGGTGCCGGGCGTTCCAAAGCGCCTGATAAAGATGAGGCACCCAATACGCAACCTTCCAAAGAAGGTGCAGGAGCCAAAGGTTCTGGAGGTAGTTGTTCAGTAA
- a CDS encoding putative RNA uridine N3 methyltransferase — MQNLWVAIPDSSLSDEQTKRDKSIKIAQFARACSIFRAKRIYIYHDPLSQFEKEDPILLRTVLRYLDTPQYLRKILYPKMTQLEFAGILHPIKAPHHRPAQDIKTVRAGDVRTGVIAKVKGALFVEAGLGSLVPFEGQGFEGKKVNVKFTQPYPNLRAVEATDHDISDYWGYEVKEVPSVVKLLSSSMEKTVAVITSRKGSYFKNVEVKLGERIRANENVLVVFGAPRHGVHEIIAKEGTNVRAEFVVNMFPNQATETVRLEEAILGTLAILNSSILSKN, encoded by the coding sequence ATGCAGAACCTCTGGGTAGCAATACCCGACTCTTCGCTTTCAGACGAGCAGACCAAGCGCGACAAGAGCATCAAGATAGCCCAGTTTGCGCGCGCCTGCTCCATCTTTCGAGCAAAGCGCATCTACATCTACCACGACCCGCTATCGCAGTTTGAAAAAGAAGACCCGATACTTTTGCGCACCGTGCTCCGCTACCTTGACACGCCGCAATATTTGCGCAAGATACTGTACCCCAAGATGACGCAGCTGGAATTTGCCGGCATATTGCATCCAATAAAGGCGCCGCACCACAGGCCTGCGCAGGACATCAAGACGGTCAGGGCCGGCGACGTGCGCACTGGCGTGATCGCAAAGGTAAAGGGCGCGCTGTTTGTGGAGGCCGGCCTAGGCTCGCTTGTGCCGTTTGAGGGGCAGGGCTTTGAGGGCAAGAAGGTGAACGTCAAGTTCACGCAGCCGTATCCCAACCTGCGCGCAGTGGAAGCAACAGATCACGACATCTCGGATTACTGGGGCTATGAAGTCAAGGAGGTGCCGTCAGTGGTAAAGCTGCTGTCAAGCAGCATGGAAAAGACAGTCGCAGTCATCACGTCAAGAAAAGGCAGCTATTTCAAAAACGTCGAGGTCAAGCTTGGCGAGCGCATCAGGGCAAACGAGAACGTGCTTGTCGTGTTTGGCGCGCCAAGACACGGCGTGCACGAGATCATTGCAAAAGAAGGTACAAACGTGCGTGCCGAATTTGTCGTGAACATGTTTCCAAACCAAGCCACGGAAACGGTGCGCCTAGAAGAGGCCATCCTTGGCACTCTTGCCATCTTGAACAGCTCTATTTTGTCCAAGAACTAG
- a CDS encoding redoxin domain-containing protein — protein sequence MAVKVGTKAPNLHVSTWVQGKPTNLDQEKGNVVVVEVFQVNCPGCFMYGIPEAIELYNKYRDSGLTVLGMATAFEDYDKNTLENLQKLLTTGEVIGETQKALSMYGQLKGGKLPYKIPFPVGMDVLKKENGQITESKIMDVIEANVPDFRSYSEKDKQVMIERVKMYLQGKEYSAKTFEEYAMRGTPTSLVIDKKGNLRHNLFGATGYLGTIVEELLNE from the coding sequence ATGGCAGTAAAAGTAGGCACAAAGGCTCCAAACCTGCACGTTTCTACATGGGTGCAGGGCAAGCCCACCAACTTGGACCAAGAAAAGGGCAATGTCGTCGTTGTTGAGGTATTCCAGGTAAACTGTCCCGGCTGCTTTATGTATGGCATTCCGGAGGCAATAGAACTTTACAACAAGTACCGTGACAGCGGCCTCACGGTTCTTGGCATGGCTACTGCGTTTGAAGACTATGACAAAAACACGCTTGAAAACCTGCAAAAGTTGCTGACTACAGGCGAGGTCATTGGCGAGACGCAAAAAGCGCTGTCGATGTACGGCCAGCTGAAAGGCGGCAAGCTGCCGTACAAGATACCGTTCCCGGTGGGCATGGACGTGCTGAAAAAGGAAAACGGCCAGATAACAGAGAGCAAGATAATGGACGTGATCGAGGCAAACGTGCCGGACTTTCGCTCGTACAGCGAAAAGGACAAGCAGGTGATGATAGAGCGCGTGAAAATGTACCTGCAAGGCAAGGAATACTCTGCCAAGACGTTTGAGGAATACGCGATGCGCGGGACTCCAACTTCGCTTGTAATAGACAAAAAGGGCAACCTGCGCCACAACCTCTTTGGCGCAACAGGCTACCTGGGAACTATAGTAGAAGAGCTTCTCAATGAATAA
- the psmA gene encoding archaeal proteasome endopeptidase complex subunit alpha, producing MLPAAAGYDRAITVFSPDGRLYQVEYAIETVRRGTLAIGIKAKDGVVLAVEEKTRKLQINNVTQKIFQVDDHIGVAAAGYIPDARTQVDHARFFAQSNRLIYDEPVDVEGVAKNIADMAQQFTQYAGVRPFGVALLLAGVDKNGANLFLTDPSGTYIGYDAMAIGAGSDQVTDFLEKSYKQDISLAEAASLAVECIYLVSEDKSSTKHLKMAIIDTKTKTMRKIEDEELEKYAASAKERAGKHPA from the coding sequence TTGTTACCAGCAGCAGCAGGCTATGACCGAGCAATTACCGTATTTTCGCCAGACGGCAGGCTTTACCAAGTAGAATACGCCATTGAGACCGTAAGGCGTGGAACCCTTGCCATAGGAATCAAGGCAAAGGATGGCGTCGTCCTCGCAGTAGAGGAAAAGACGAGGAAGCTCCAGATAAACAACGTTACACAAAAGATCTTCCAGGTCGACGACCACATTGGCGTCGCTGCGGCAGGCTATATCCCTGACGCAAGGACCCAGGTTGACCACGCAAGGTTCTTTGCGCAGAGCAACAGGCTCATCTACGACGAGCCGGTAGACGTCGAAGGCGTTGCCAAGAACATCGCCGACATGGCCCAGCAGTTCACGCAGTATGCAGGCGTCAGGCCGTTTGGCGTCGCGCTCTTGCTTGCAGGTGTCGACAAGAACGGCGCAAACCTGTTCCTCACAGACCCGTCAGGCACCTACATTGGCTATGACGCAATGGCGATAGGCGCAGGAAGCGACCAGGTCACGGACTTCCTCGAAAAGTCATACAAGCAGGACATCTCGCTTGCAGAGGCGGCCTCGCTTGCCGTTGAGTGCATCTACCTTGTCAGCGAGGACAAGTCCAGCACCAAGCACTTGAAGATGGCCATCATTGATACCAAGACAAAGACCATGCGCAAGATAGAAGACGAAGAGCTGGAAAAGTACGCAGCTTCTGCCAAGGAAAGAGCAGGCAAGCACCCGGCCTGA
- a CDS encoding DUF371 domain-containing protein codes for MPVLQDDIAFFGHPNVQSLHARTVEITKEEHLTLRGDCIIGVNAEKACADIDEKIKRKLARSDSHVKIEIIVGNDVYTISGAGDERLTLQNKHDIVIRKTNFVCPRTLSVRCDKASSDIPRGMVKALQDPGTKGIFRVTVE; via the coding sequence GTGCCTGTATTGCAGGACGACATCGCGTTCTTTGGCCACCCAAACGTCCAGTCTCTGCACGCAAGGACTGTCGAGATTACAAAAGAGGAGCACCTGACGCTGAGGGGCGATTGCATAATTGGCGTCAATGCTGAAAAGGCGTGCGCCGACATTGACGAAAAGATAAAGCGCAAGCTGGCAAGGAGCGACTCGCACGTAAAAATAGAGATAATCGTGGGAAACGATGTCTATACGATAAGCGGTGCCGGCGATGAGCGGCTTACGCTTCAAAACAAGCACGACATTGTAATCCGCAAGACAAATTTCGTCTGCCCCCGGACGCTTTCTGTGAGGTGCGATAAAGCGTCGTCTGACATACCGCGTGGCATGGTCAAGGCGCTTCAAGACCCTGGCACAAAAGGCATCTTCCGCGTAACAGTCGAGTAA
- a CDS encoding ArsR/SmtB family transcription factor, with protein MADALFQKDVKVRRVTTLNHVAAQGLSDPARMRILELVSHKPMNAEEIAKALGSAGVKKATTTVRHHLDTLKEAGLVEAAKMVEVRGAVMKYYSATLRVFDCQAPADLDSKALRLIDDTSGKLAKVLKSVHEDKRFLALDKDGKCREFLALEIINAALARAMERPEYKELTAAGQQKK; from the coding sequence ATGGCAGATGCGCTGTTTCAAAAGGACGTTAAAGTAAGGCGCGTGACAACCTTGAATCATGTCGCAGCGCAGGGGTTAAGCGACCCTGCAAGAATGCGGATACTAGAGCTTGTAAGCCACAAGCCCATGAACGCCGAAGAAATCGCAAAAGCGCTAGGAAGTGCAGGCGTCAAAAAGGCCACGACCACGGTCAGGCACCATCTTGACACGCTCAAGGAAGCAGGCCTGGTAGAAGCGGCAAAGATGGTCGAAGTAAGGGGCGCAGTGATGAAGTACTACTCTGCTACGCTCCGGGTGTTTGACTGCCAAGCGCCAGCAGATCTTGACAGCAAGGCTTTACGGCTGATTGACGATACGAGCGGCAAGCTGGCAAAGGTGCTAAAGAGCGTGCATGAGGACAAGCGTTTTTTGGCGCTTGACAAGGACGGCAAGTGCAGGGAGTTTCTCGCTCTTGAAATCATAAATGCTGCTCTTGCAAGGGCGATGGAAAGGCCAGAATACAAGGAACTGACGGCGGCAGGGCAACAAAAGAAGTAA
- the purC gene encoding phosphoribosylaminoimidazolesuccinocarboxamide synthase, with protein sequence MRLIRKGKVKDIYQLDDGNILFHFSDRVSAFDVKMATPIPRKGEVLCRFGEFWFNTLGTPHHMLRVQDKDKMVVKKLTMIPLECVVRGYFYGSFAERFKDHLGKSLPADYKPVMAGKLPRPIFDPTTKSEEHDMPVNKEQAISMGLVSKDDYEFLEKTSISLYEKMSAIVEKAGFIIADVKFEFGRDESGRIVLGDSLGPDEYRLWLKADYQPGRIQEAYDKQLLRDWLIKTGFKAEIDRLAKEGKKPEPPAVAPEIAGELSRRYILAYERISGRTL encoded by the coding sequence TTGAGGCTTATCCGCAAGGGCAAGGTCAAGGACATTTACCAGCTTGATGATGGCAACATCCTCTTCCATTTCTCAGACAGGGTCTCGGCGTTTGACGTCAAGATGGCAACTCCCATACCGAGAAAAGGCGAGGTATTGTGCAGGTTTGGCGAGTTCTGGTTCAACACCCTTGGCACGCCGCACCACATGCTGCGAGTGCAGGACAAGGACAAGATGGTGGTAAAGAAACTGACCATGATCCCGCTAGAGTGCGTTGTACGGGGGTATTTCTATGGCAGTTTTGCCGAGCGCTTTAAGGACCACCTTGGCAAGAGCCTGCCTGCAGATTACAAGCCGGTGATGGCCGGCAAGCTGCCAAGGCCGATATTTGACCCGACGACAAAATCAGAGGAGCACGACATGCCAGTCAACAAGGAGCAGGCCATCTCTATGGGCCTTGTCTCCAAAGACGACTATGAGTTTCTTGAAAAGACGTCAATCTCGCTCTATGAAAAGATGAGTGCAATCGTCGAAAAGGCTGGCTTTATCATAGCCGATGTCAAGTTCGAGTTTGGCCGCGACGAAAGCGGCAGAATAGTGTTGGGGGACTCGCTTGGGCCTGATGAATACCGCCTTTGGCTCAAGGCCGACTACCAGCCGGGCAGGATCCAGGAGGCGTACGACAAGCAACTTTTGCGCGACTGGCTCATCAAGACAGGGTTCAAGGCAGAAATCGACAGGCTTGCAAAGGAAGGCAAAAAGCCCGAGCCGCCCGCAGTTGCGCCTGAAATAGCAGGCGAGCTTTCAAGGCGCTACATACTTGCGTACGAGCGCATAAGCGGCAGGACGCTTTAA
- the purK gene encoding 5-(carboxyamino)imidazole ribonucleotide synthase, producing MLKSDMLSMKSPTCVGIIGGGQLGKMIAHEARRMSFRVIVLDPTEGCPASRIADEQIVADFKDEAAIMRLAEKCDVLTYEIELANSTALKQLEEKNYPVRPAPETLRIIQNKHRQKSFLQKHRIAVPDFELVKSEEHLHELCQKFGLPAVLKATEDSYDGRGNFVIKTKGDIHRAYEYFKGREIMLEKFVLFTKEVSIMVARNPSGQIESFPVVENIHKNSILDTTIAPAQISRKVEQKAIKLAKRTMEVLHGAGIFGIEMFVTKRGDVLINEIAPRVHNSGHYTNEACSVSQFEQHLRAVLDLPLAKPELLSPAVMINILGPEDFDGVYAVAGLDAMMKVPGAELYVYGKKVSKPRRKLGHITATGRTVKEALARAKKARNAITLVPAAEKEGAS from the coding sequence TTGTTAAAGAGCGACATGCTTTCCATGAAAAGCCCCACCTGCGTCGGGATAATCGGCGGCGGGCAGCTTGGCAAGATGATAGCACACGAGGCAAGGCGCATGTCGTTTAGGGTCATAGTTCTCGACCCGACCGAAGGCTGTCCAGCTTCAAGAATAGCCGACGAGCAGATTGTGGCCGACTTTAAGGACGAGGCCGCGATCATGAGGCTGGCAGAAAAATGCGACGTGCTCACCTATGAAATCGAGCTGGCCAACTCGACTGCGCTAAAGCAACTGGAGGAGAAAAACTATCCCGTCCGGCCTGCCCCTGAAACCCTGCGCATCATACAAAACAAACACCGCCAAAAGTCATTTCTTCAGAAGCACAGGATAGCAGTTCCTGATTTTGAGCTTGTAAAATCAGAAGAGCACCTGCACGAGCTGTGCCAGAAATTCGGTCTTCCCGCGGTCCTGAAAGCGACTGAGGACTCGTACGACGGCCGAGGCAACTTTGTGATAAAAACCAAGGGCGACATACACCGCGCCTACGAGTATTTCAAAGGCAGGGAAATCATGCTGGAAAAGTTTGTCCTTTTTACAAAGGAAGTGTCGATAATGGTGGCAAGAAACCCTTCCGGGCAGATAGAGTCGTTTCCAGTCGTTGAAAATATCCACAAAAACAGCATACTTGACACCACGATTGCGCCAGCGCAGATAAGCCGCAAGGTCGAGCAGAAAGCCATAAAGCTGGCAAAGAGGACGATGGAGGTTCTGCACGGCGCAGGCATCTTTGGGATTGAAATGTTTGTAACAAAAAGAGGCGACGTGCTGATAAACGAGATTGCGCCCCGGGTCCACAACTCTGGCCACTACACCAACGAGGCGTGCTCGGTGTCGCAGTTTGAGCAGCATCTGCGGGCCGTGCTTGACCTGCCGCTTGCCAAGCCGGAACTTCTGTCGCCGGCAGTCATGATAAACATCTTGGGTCCTGAAGACTTTGACGGCGTGTATGCAGTCGCCGGACTTGACGCGATGATGAAGGTGCCCGGGGCGGAACTGTACGTCTATGGCAAAAAGGTATCCAAGCCGCGCAGAAAACTTGGCCACATCACGGCTACCGGCAGGACCGTAAAGGAGGCCCTAGCAAGGGCTAAAAAGGCGCGCAATGCTATCACGCTCGTGCCGGCCGCAGAAAAAGAGGGAGCAAGCTGA